TCGGCGGCGCCCAGCTCCGCAGGATCAGGCTCACTGATGCCCCGCTCCGCAGGACCGGGCTCGGCGACGCCCACCTCCCCGGAACCAGGCCCCGTGACACCCCGCTCGGCGGCAGCAGACCCGAGGGCACCCCCTCCAGCGACACCCGACGCGGACTCGGCCGGCCTCAGGGACGTCACCTCCCCCCGAGCACCCCGCGCCCTCCCCTCCTCAGCGGCCGAAACCGCAGCCTCGCGCTCCACGCCCCCCTCCGCCGCTTCCTGCGACGGATGCGTAGCGATCCACCGCTGGATCGCGATCCGGGCCGCAGGCGTGTGCGCGTGCTCCAGCCACTCCTTGGAGGGCTCGGCGGCGGGGTCCTGCCCCATGAGGAGCTGGACGGTGTCGCCGTCCTTCAGAACGGTGCTCAGCGTCGCCAGGCGGCCGTTGACGCGGGCGCCGAGACACGCGTGCGCGTCCTCGCCGTACTGCGCGTACGCGGCGTCCACACAGGTCGCCCCCTCGGGCAGCCCCAGGGTGCCGCCGTCGGGCCGGAAGACGGTGATCTCGCGGTCCTGGGCGAGGTCCTCGCGCAGGGTCGACCAGAAGGTGTCGGCGTCGGGCGCGGCCGCCTGCCAGTCGAGGAGGCGGGAGAGCCAGCCGGGCCGGGTGGGGTCGACCCGCTCCTCGTCGACCGCCCCGGACTCCTCCGGGGAGCCCACGTACGGGTTGCCGAGCGCGACCACCCCGGCCTCGGCGACCTTGTGCATCTGGTGCGTACGGATGAGGACTTCGACGACCTGGCCGTCGCCGCGGGCCACGGCGGTGTGCAGCGACTGGTACAGGTTGAACTTCGGTACGGCGATGAAGTCCTTGAACTCCGAGACGACCGGCGTCATACAGGTGTGCAGCTCGCCCAGGACGGCGTAACAGTCCGCGTCCTCGCCGACCAGGACCAGCAGGCGGCCGAAGTCCGCGCCGCGCAGCCGGCCGCGCTTGCGGGCCGTGCGGTGCACGGAGACGAAGTGCCGCGGCCGGATGACGACCTCGGCCTGGATGCCGGCCTCGCGCAGCACCCCCCGCACCTCGTCGGCGATCTCGGCGAGCGGGTCGTCCGCGCGGGAGGCGTTGTCGACGATCAGCTCGCGGGTGTGCTCGTACTCCTCGGGGTGGAGGATCGCGAAGACCAGGTCCTCCAGTTCGGTCTTGAGGGCCTGGACACCGAGGCGTTCGGCGAGCGGGATGAGGACGTCGCGGGTGACCTTGGCGATGCGGGCCTGTTTCTCGGGGCGCATCACGCCGAGGGTGCGCATGTTGTGCAGCCGGTCGGCGAGTTTGATCGACATCACGCGGACGTCGTTGCCGGTGGCGACGAGCATCTTGCGGAAGGTCTCGGGCTCGGCGGCGGCGCCGTAGTCGACCTTCTCCAGCTTGGTGACGCCGTCGACGAGGAAGCGGACCTCCTCGCCGAACTCCTCGCCGACCTGATCGAGCGTCACCTCGGTGTCCTCGACGGTGTCGTGGAGCAGGGAGGCGGTCAAGGTGGTGGTCTCGGCGCCGAGTTCGGCCAGGATCAGGGTGACGGCGAGCGGGTGGGTGATGTACGGCTCACCGCTCTTGCGCATCTGGCCACGGTGCGAGGACTCGGCCAGGAACCAGGCGCGGCGCAGGGGTTCGAGGTCGGCGTCGGGGTGGTGGGCGCGGTGGGCCTCGGCGACATGGCTGATGGCGTCGGGCAGCCGGTCACGGGCGGCGGGGCCGAGCAGCGCGGCGCGGCCCAGGCGGCGCAGGTCGATCCGCGCCCGCCAACGGGCGGCCGCACCTGTCACCGGACCTGGGGTCGCGGGGTTCGTGGCCTCCGCACTCATGGGCACCTCCGGCTGTGGACCGGCGGACGGGGTGCCCCATGGCGGACACGGCTCAGGGGATGGCATTCCCCCGTCCGGGCCGGTGCTTGATGCTACCGAGCCCATCACGCCCGGCTGACCGCCTCTCGGCGAGCGTGAAACGGATCACCCATTCGAGCGACGGTTTACAGGTTTACGATTTCGCGCCACCTGAAGAGCGGACGCTCACACATTCCCCTGGCACAGAGCTCCGGAGGCTTCGGTTCCATGCCTCAGGCGCTCTGCATACCGTCGTTCATATGGTCAACGAACGGCGTTTTCAAGCCAGTCGGCGTCGATCTCGCCCTCGGCGACGATCACCGCGGGGCCGGTCATCTCGATCTCGCCGTCCGCCCGCTCGGTGATCACGAGGGTGCCGCCGGGCACGTCCACGGTGTAGGTCACCGGGGTGCCGGTGACCGCGGGGTCGGCGCCGTCCCTGCGGGCGGCGGCGACGGCGACGGCACACGCGCCGGTGCCGCAGGAGCGGGTCTCGCCGGAGCCGCGCTCGTGCACGCGCATCGCGACGTGACGGGGGCCGCGCTCGACGACGAACTCGACGTTGACCCCGTCCGGGTAGGCGGCGGCCGGGCTGAAGGGCGGCGGGGAGTACAGGTCACCGGCGTGCGCGAGGTCGTCCACGAAGGCGACGGCGTGCGGGTTGCCCATGTTCACGTTCCGCGCGGGCCAGTCCCGCTCCCCGACGCTCACGGTGACGTCACCAGCGGGGAGCAGCGCCCTGCCCATGCCCACGGTGACGTCGCCCGCCTTGTCGATGTGCACGGTCTTCACCCCGCCGCGGGTGGCCACGGCGAGGTCGCCCTCGGTGACATGGCCGGCGTGCTGGAGGTAGCAGGCGAAGACGCGTACGCCGTTGCCGCACATCTCGGCGATCGAGCCGTCGCCGTTGCGGTAGTCCATGAACCACTCGGCCTCGGACGCCAGGTGCGCGGCCTCGGGGTGTGACGCGGATCGCACGACGTGGAGCAGTCCGTCACCGCCGATGCCGGCCCGGCGGTCGCAGAGGGCGGCGACGGTCTCCGGGGGCAGGTCGAGGGTGTTCTCCGGGTCCGGGATGATCACGAAGTCGTTCTCGGTGCCGTGACCCTTGAGGAAGGGGATCCGCGTGCTCATGTGATCGATGGTAGTTCTTCGGCCGCGGGCCGGTGGGGGCTGGTCACGCAGTTCGCGCCCACCCGAGGAGCTTCATCGCAGCCTTGCCACACGCCACACGGCGAGAACGATCACCACTGCCACCAGCAGCAGGTACGCCAGTACGACCCGCCAGTCCGCGCGCCGGTCCGAACCCCGCTGCGGCAGGCCCGGCCACGTGTAACCAACGCGCCGTGCCGCCATCATTCCCCAGCCCGCCGCGCACGAGCAGATCAGCAGGCCCAGCATCGCGATCACCGCTCCGCTGTCGCCGAAGTCGAAGGCCAGCGGGAAGGCGAACATCAGGGAGCCGACCGCGGCCAGCGTGACGATGGGGGCGAGCTGCCAGATACGCAGGCGGCGCTGCGGGCGCAGCTCGACCTCGACCTCTTCCCCGGCCGCGAACATCTCCTCGGGCTCGGGGCCGTCGTCGGTCACACCGTCCGGCACCTCGTCGAGCCCGTCGGGGCTCAGACGGGTTCCGTCCTGCTCCGGTTCACCGCTCTCGACGGTGAGGGGCTCGGTGCCGTGTGCGGTGTCGCGAGGGCCGGCCTCCATCGCCACGCGCCCTCCCAACTCGGACTCCACTTGGTCGATCGAAGCTCGATGATGGCACGGCGCCGGAGGCCGGGATGACGGCCGGAGCGTCCCGATGCCAGGACGTGATCAGGCTGTAACCGGTCGTTCGACCAACGCCAGTGCGAGCTGCGGAAGTTCTGTGAGATGCGCCGCAGCCCCACTCAACCAATGCACCCGCGGGTCGCGCCTGAACCATGAATCCTGGCGGCGCGCGAAGCGTTTCGTGGCCCGTACGGTCTCGGCCCGCGCGTCCTCCATCGTGCACTCCCCCGTGAGCGCCGCGAGCACCTGCTGGTACCCGAGTGCGCGCGAGGCCGTGCGCCCCTCGCGCAACCCGCGCGCCTCGAGCTCCCGCACCTCGTCCACGAGTCCCGCGTCCCACATCCGGTCGACCCGGCGCGCGATGCGGTCGTCGAGCTCGGGCCGGGCCACGTCGACGCCGATCTGGAGGGTGTCGTAGACGGAGTCATGGCCGGGAAGGTTGGCCGTGAAGGGCTTGCCGGTGATCTCGATCACCTCCAGCGCCCGGACGATACGGCGGCCGTTGCTGGGCAGGATCGCCCGTGCGGCGCCGGGGTCGGCGGCGGCGAGACGGGCGTGCAGCGCGCCGGAGCCACGCAGGACGAGCTCGTCCTCCAGTCGGGCCCTGACGTCGGGGTCGGTGCCGGGGAACTCCAGGTTGTCGACGGCCCCGCGGACGTACAGCCCGGAGCCGCCGACGAGGATCGGCCAGCGGCCCTCGGCGAGCAGGGCGTCGATCCTGGCGCGGGCGAGCCGCTGGTACTCGGCGACGGAGGCGGTGACCGTGACGTCCCAGATGTCCAGGAGGTGGTGCGGGACGCCGTCGCGCTCCTGGGGCGTCAGCTTGGCGGTGCCGATGTCCATCCCTCGGTAGAGCTGCATGGAGTCGGCGTTGACGACCTCGCCTCCCAGGCGCTGGGCGAGGAAGACGCCCAGATCGGACTTTCCGGCCGCGGTGGGTCCGACGACGGCGATGACGCGGGGGGCGGGGGGTGCGCTGCTCACGGCCCCAGTCTCGCAAACCTCCGAGCCCCACCTCGAACGAGTTACGTGACGGCCCGGCCCCGGCGTCGTTGCCAGTTGCGTGGTTTCCGCCGCCCTGTCCCTGGAGGCGGCGATCCGGGTGGCGCAGACGGGCGCACCGGACGACGCGGGATTTCCCCCGCACGAGTAACGTATGGAGTGGATATGGGCGTTTTCGCACGACTTCTCCGGAGGTCGAAGGCTACGGAGGAGGCGTCAACCGCCGAGACGCAGGCCGACACCCGAGCGGCCGAGCCCGCGGCGGACGAGGCGGCAGCGGCAGAAGATGCGACCGAGGCCACGGCCGGTCCCAAGGCTGACGAGAAGGCCGGTGACCAGGCTGGTGACAAGGTCGGGGCCGAGGTCACCGAGGCGGCAGGAGCCGAGGACACGGACGCGTCGACGGCGACGGAGGCCGTCGAGGAGGCCGCCGCCGACGACGTCGAGATCCCCAAGCAGCAGTCCGCCGAGGACGCGGCCGATCGTGAGGCCGGTGAGGGCGCCCGCACGTAACTGCCCCGCGTGGGAAGGCGAACGATGGGTCTCCTGGACAATTTCAAGGCCAAGCTCAGCCCGGCGAAGGACAAGGTCTCCGGCCTCGCGCAACAGCACGGGGGGAAGATCCAGCACGGCCTCGACAAGGCCGCGAAGGTCGTGGACGAGAAGACCAAGGGCAAGTACAGCGACAGGATCCACACGGGCACGGGCAAGGCCAAGCACGCCATGGACCGACTCGCGCACAAGGACGGCACGGAGGGACCCGGCGGCGGCACCACGCCACCGGCCTCACCGCCGCCCGCTTCCTGAACGGCGCACGGCACACCGACGGACGGCCGCGGGGCAGACGCCCGCGGCCGTCCGCCGTTGTCCGGGAGGTCCCGGGCGGTCCCGGGCGGTCCGAACTCCCCTACGGCACTGCTACGACCCCTAGGGCGCCGCTACACCCCCTACGGCACTGCTACGACCGCCACGGCCCTGCCACGGCGTCACGACCAGGTCGCGACCACGTACCCCACGCCGTACGGCGCGTCCTCGTACAGCAGCGAGCCGCCCAGGTCCGCCCCCTCGGCGGCCCCCGCGAGGACCTGCCAGGGCGCGCGGCCGGAGGCCTTGAGCTCGTACGCCAGGTCGGCGTCCAGCGCGCGCAGGGCCGCCACGTCGGCCGCGCCCAGGGCCCGCGCGACCTCCGCGTCGAAGGGGGCCGCGCGCTCGTCGAGGTAACCGGGTGCCTTGAGCGTGCGGCAGGCGCTGGCGTCGCCCATCACCAGCAACGCCACCCGCTCGGCCCGGGCGGCGATTCCCCTCCCGGTCTGGATACACCGCTCGGGCTCCAGCGGTTCCCCCACACCGAGTCCCTCGATCGGGGCATCGGACCAGCCGGTGCGCGCCAGGAGCCAGGCGGCGACGGCGAGCGAGGTGGGCAGTTCGCGCTCGGACTCCCCGTCCCGGCCCAGCCGTACGTCGACCCCCACACCGAAACCGCGGAACGACCCGCGGGTGCCCTCCGGCAGCACACCGCGCCCGCTCTGCTCGGCGGGACCGACGACCACGAGGAGATCCGGCCGGGCGGCGGCGAGCACGCCCAGCGCGTCCGTGCACGCGGCACGCGCGGCGTCCAGTTCGGGCGCGGCGCCCGCGGCGACCTCGGGCACGAGGAGCGGCGGGCAGGGGCAGACGGCGGCGGCGACAAGCATGGTCGCGAGCCTACTTCCAGGCCCAGGGCCAGGACTCCGGATGGGTGCTCCAGGCCAGCTCGGCGAGCCGGTACACCACGCGGTGCGTGCTGATCGCACCTTCGACGTTGACGTAGTAGGCGTCCCCGTCAGCCATCCGGTAGACCTGGCGGCGCTTCTGGCGCAGGCCGACGCCCGGGCGGTGGGTGCAGGCGATCTCGTACAGACGGGCCCGGGCCTCGTCCCGGGTGCCCTCGAAGTGCGCCACCTCGTCGACGTCGTTCTGGTTGCCGATGCTGCGGTCGACGACCACCACCCAGCGCGCCATGGCCCCGCCCCTTGCCCCCGGCGGCGCTCAGTGCGCCGCGCAGCCGCCCGTGGCCGCCGGCAGCGGCTCGGGAACCCCGATCTTCGGGAGGCCCAGCATGACACCCGCGGGCGCGGCGGCTTCGGCCGCGTTGCGCTTCTCCCACGCGTCGCCCGCGCGCGTGCGGCGCACGTCGAGGACGGCGCCCTCGGCGAGGAGGTGGTGGGGGGCGGCGTAGGTGATCTCGACCGTGACCACGTCGCCGGGGCGGACCTCCTGGTCGGGCTTGGTGAAGTGGACCAGGCGGTTGTCGGGGGCACGGCCGGAGAGGCGGTGGGTGGCGCCGTCCTTGCGGCCCTCGCCCTCGGCGACCATCAGCTCCAGGGTGCGGCCGACCTGCTTCTTGTTCTCCTCCCAGGAGATCTCCTCCTGGAGGGCGACGAGCCGCTCGTAGCGCGACTGCACGACCTCCTTGGGGATCTGCCCCTCCATGGTCGCCGCGGGGGTCCCCGGGCGCTTGGAGTACTGGAAGGTGAAGGCGTTGGTGAAGCGGGCCTCACGGACCACGTGCATGGTCTGCTCGAAGTCCTCCTCGGTCTCGCCGGGGAAGCCCACGATGATGTCGGTCGAGATCGCGGCGTCAGGCATGGCGGCGCGGACCTTCTCGATGATCCCGAGGTAGCGGTCCTGGCGGTAGGAGCGGCGCATCGCCTTCAGGACGGTGTCCGAACCGGACTGGAGCGGCATGTGGAGCTGGGGCATGACGTTCGGGGTCTCCGCCATCGCCGCGATCACGTCGTCCGTGAAGTCGCGGGGGTGGGGCGAGGTGAAGCGGACGCGCTCCAGGCCCTCGATGGTGCCGCAGGCCCGCAGCAGCTTGCTGAAGGCCTCGCGGTCGCCGATGTCGGAGCCGTACGCGTTGACGTTCTGCCCGAGCAGCGTGATCTCGGAGACGCCCTCGCCGACCAGGGCCTCGATCTCGGCGAGGATGTCGCCGGTGCGGCGGTCCTTCTCCTTGCCGCGCAGGGCCGGGACGATGCAGAAGGTGCAGGTGTTGTTGCAGCCGACGGAGATCGACACCCACGCCGCGTAGGCGCTCTCGCGGCGGGTCGGCAGGGTGGACGGGAACGCCTCCAGGGACTCGGCGATCTCGACCTGCGCCTCCTCCTGCACGCGCGCGCGTTCCAGCAGGACCGGCAGCTTGCCGATGTTGTGCGTGCCGAAGACGACGTCCACCCAGGGCGCCTTCTTGACGATGGTGTCGCGGTCCTTCTGGGCGAGGCAGCCGCCGACGGCGATCTGCATGCCGGGCCGCGAGGCCTTCCTGGGGGCGAGCCGACCGAGGTTGCCGTAGAGCCGGTTGTCGGCGTTCTCCCGCACCGCGCAGGTGTTGAAGACGACGACGTCCGCGTCACCGTCGGAGCCCTCGGGGGCGGGCACGTATCCCGCCTCCTCCAGCAGTCCGGACAATCGCTCGGAGTCATGGACGTTCATCTGGCACCCGTAAGTGCGCACTTCGTACGTTTTCGGAGATGAAACGTCCACTACCGGGCCCCGGTCGCTGCTGCTGGTCATGGGTCAAGGGTAGGCGCTCCACGGAGCCGCCAAGGATCGCCTCATCCCGCCGGCCCGGAGGACCTCGGCGGTCACCCCGCGCGTGACGTCGGCCCGCGGGGCAGTACGGGCGGATGACGTGAATCACGTTTGGGGGCCCACCCGGGGGCTTTGCATGACCATGCGTCGTGATGCATAATCTTCCTATGTCCAAGGTCCTCACGTCCCTCCCCGCCGGCGAACGCGTCGGCATCGCCTTCTCCGGCGGTCTCGACACCTCCGTCGCGGTCGCGTGGATGCGCGACAAGGGCGCCATCCCGTGCACCTACACCGCGCACATCGGCCAGTACGACGAGCCCGACATCGACTCGGTGCCCGGCCGCGCGAAGACCTACGGTGCCGAGATCGCGCGCCTGGTCGACTGCCGGGCCGCGCTCGTGGAGGAGGGGCTGGCAGCGCTCACCTGCGGGGCGTTCCACATCCGCTCGGGCGGGCGGGCGTACTTCAACACCACCCCGCTGGGCCGTGCCGTCACCGGCACGCTCCTGGTGCGGGCGATGATGGAGGACAACGTCCAGATCTGGGGCGACGGTTCCACCTTCAAGGGCAACGACATCGAGCGGTTCTACCGCTACGGCCTGCTGGCCAACCCGAACCTGCGGATCTACAAGCCGTGGCTGGACGCGGACTTCGTGACCGAGCTCGGCGGCCGCAAGGAGATGTCCGAGTGGCTGGTCGCGCACCAGCTGCCGTACCGGGACTCGACGGAGAAGGCGTACTCGACCGACGCCAACATCTGGGGCGCCACGCACGAGGCCAAGACCCTGGAGCACCTCAACACCGGCATCGAGACCGTCGACCCGATCATGGGCGTCAGGTTCTGGGACCCGTCGGTCGAGATCGCGCCCGAGGACGTGACGATCGGCTTCGACCAGGGCCGCCCGGTGACCATCAACGGCAAGGAGTTCGGCTCCGCCGTCGACCTGGTCATGGAGGCCAACGCCATCGGCGGCCGGCACGGCCTGGGCATGTCCGACCAGATCGAGAACCGGATCATCGAGGCGAAGAGCCGCGGCATCTACGAGGCGCCCGGCATGGCGCTGCTCCACGCGGCCTACGAGCGTCTCGTCAACGCGATCCACAACGAGGACACCCTCGCCCAGTACCACAACGAGGGCCGGCGCCTGGGCCGTCTCATGTACGAGGGCCGCTGGCTGGACCCGCAGGCCCTGATGATCCGCGAGTCGCTCCAGCGGTGGGTCGGCGCGGCGGTCACGGGCGAGGTCACCCTGCGGCTGCGGCGGGGCGAGGACTACTCGATCCTCGACACCACGGGCCCGGCGTTCTCGTACCACCCGGACAAGCTGTCCATGGAGCGCACCGAGGACTCGGCCTTCGGCCCGGTGGACCGGATCGGCCAGCTCACCATGCGCAACCTCGACATCGCCGACTCCCGCGCCAAGCTGGAGCAGTACGCGGGCCTCGGCCTGATCGGCACCGGCAGCCCCACGATCGGCGCGTCCCAGGCCGCGGCAACGGGCCTCATCGGCACCATGCCGGAGCTCCCCGAGGGCGGCGCCGAGGCGATCGCCTCCCGCGGCGAGGTCTCGGAGGACGAGGCCCTCCTGGACCGGGCGGCGATGGAGTTCGGCACGGACTGACGGTGCCCTGGCCGTCGTAGGGGAAACGAAGGCTTGACGGTCTGGACGGAGAGGGCCGGTGCGGCAGCGCACCGGCCCTCTCTCACGTCCGGTCCGCCCGCGACCCCATCAACGGCTGGATCCGCGTCCCGAACCTCTCGATCCCCTCGAGGAAGTCGTCGAACACCAGCATGATCCCCTTGGTGCCCTCGACCCCGGCGATCTCGTCGAGCATGCGGGCGACGCTCTCGTACGACCCCACCAGCGTGCCCATGTTGAAGTTCACCGCGCCCTCGGGCAGCACGATGGTGCGGGCCGTGGAGGAGTCGTCGGCGGTGGTATCCGTGGCCGACTCCCCCGCCATGTAGGCGAGCGCCGCGTGGTCGGCGCCGTCGTGGTACGACTGCCATTTCGCGCGGGCCGCCTCGTCCGTCTCGTCGGCGATGACCATGAACAGCGACAGCGCGCCCACGTCACGGCCGGTCTCCCGCGCCGCCGCCACCAGCGTGGCCGCGCTGTCCGAGAACGCCAGCGGGGTGTTCACCCCGCTGCCCAGGATGAAGTTGTAGTCGGCGTGCTCCGCGGCGAACCGCATCCCCGTACCGCTCTGCCCCGCGGCCACGATGTCGATGTGCCCGCCCGCGGGGCGCGGCGAGAGCACGCAGTCGTCCATCTCGTAGAACGCGCCCTTGAAGTTGCTGACGCCCTCGCTCCACAGCTCCTTCATCACCGTCACGTACTCCTCGGCACGCGCGTACCGGTTGCCGAAGTGCTCGTCGCCGGGCCAGACGCCCATCTGCGCGTACTCGCCGGGCGCCCACCCGGTGACGATGTTGACGCCGAAGCGGCCGGGGGCGATGGAGTCGACGGTGACCGCCATGCGGGCGACGATGGCCGGCGGCAGGGCGAGGATCGGCGTGGAGGCGTACAGCTTGATCCGCTCGGTCACGGCGGCCAGGCCCGCCATCAGCGTGAACGACTCCAGGCAGTGGTCCCAGAACTCGGTCTCCCCGCCGAAGCCCTTGAGCTTGATCATGGACAGGGCGAAATCGAACCCGTGCTCCTCGGCCTTCTGGACGACGGCCTTGTTGAGCTCGAACGTCGGCAGGTACTGCGGGGAACTCTTCGAGATGAGCCAGCCGTTGTTGCCGATGGGGATGAAGACACCGATGTCCATGCCGCTCCTCATGATCGGGGACTGCCCGTCCGACGGCACGGTACACGTCCGGGGTTTCAGCAACTTGCCGTGATTCAGCGGCAGTTGAGGTGAGGAAGTGAAGGAGTCGTCCGGGTCGGAACTGTGAAGCAGGGTTTCGAAAGCGATCGGGAACGATAAGTTCCCTTCATGAACGCGCGGCTCGCTCTTCTCGGCACAGTGGCCCCCGGCACGACGGAGAGCGAGGTCTTCCGGCTGGCGCTCGGGCACGCGGTCGGCGAGCTGAGCGCGCTCGGTGGAACGATGCATCTGCGCGGCCCGATGTCCGCCCTGCGCCTGGTGTCGTCCGTCGGCCTGCCGCCCTCCCTCACCCGCTCCTGGGAGATCGTCGACCAGGAGGGCCCGCTGGCCCCGGCCCGCGCGCTCCAGCGCGGCAAAGGCGTCTGGGTGCCGCTCTCCCCCGACCAGGACCCGCCCGAGCAGGACACCTGGCCCGGCACCGGCCTCGCCGCCCTCCCGGTGTTCAGCGGCAGACGCAGCATCGGCGCGCTGACCGTCGTAGCGGGTGAGGGGGGCGAACCCACCCCGGAGCACTGGAACTTCCTGCGGGACGTGGTCGCCTGGACCGAGGACCGCATGGCCCAGGCCCCGCGGCCGTCCGGCCCCCCGCAGTCGGAACTGCACGGCGAGCGGCTGCGGCACGCCCTGAAGGAGGTCCAGGTCGGCTCGTGGGACTGGGACATCCGCAGCGGTGACCTGGTCTGGGACGAGGCGGCCCTCGCGCTCTACGGCACCCGTCCCGCCGACTTCACCGGCAGGATCGACAACTGGATGCGGATCGTCCACCCCGACGACCTGGCCCCCACCCTCGCCGCCGCGCAGCGGGCC
Above is a window of Streptomyces griseorubiginosus DNA encoding:
- a CDS encoding RelA/SpoT family protein, whose amino-acid sequence is MSAEATNPATPGPVTGAAARWRARIDLRRLGRAALLGPAARDRLPDAISHVAEAHRAHHPDADLEPLRRAWFLAESSHRGQMRKSGEPYITHPLAVTLILAELGAETTTLTASLLHDTVEDTEVTLDQVGEEFGEEVRFLVDGVTKLEKVDYGAAAEPETFRKMLVATGNDVRVMSIKLADRLHNMRTLGVMRPEKQARIAKVTRDVLIPLAERLGVQALKTELEDLVFAILHPEEYEHTRELIVDNASRADDPLAEIADEVRGVLREAGIQAEVVIRPRHFVSVHRTARKRGRLRGADFGRLLVLVGEDADCYAVLGELHTCMTPVVSEFKDFIAVPKFNLYQSLHTAVARGDGQVVEVLIRTHQMHKVAEAGVVALGNPYVGSPEESGAVDEERVDPTRPGWLSRLLDWQAAAPDADTFWSTLREDLAQDREITVFRPDGGTLGLPEGATCVDAAYAQYGEDAHACLGARVNGRLATLSTVLKDGDTVQLLMGQDPAAEPSKEWLEHAHTPAARIAIQRWIATHPSQEAAEGGVEREAAVSAAEEGRARGARGEVTSLRPAESASGVAGGGALGSAAAERGVTGPGSGEVGVAEPGPAERGISEPDPAELGAADTPDRGYRPAAASPTATDQAEARPGTANALVDQPGATVRLAGCCTPVPPDEITGFAVRGGVVTVHRVECSAVERMQGMGRKEVGVRWGDTAECRVTLFAESFGRPHLLADLTEAMAIEGAEIVSATVEPPSQQRVRHTYTVQLPDAALLPSLMRAMRNVAGVYDVSRAQTPGA
- the rutA gene encoding pyrimidine utilization protein A, producing MDIGVFIPIGNNGWLISKSSPQYLPTFELNKAVVQKAEEHGFDFALSMIKLKGFGGETEFWDHCLESFTLMAGLAAVTERIKLYASTPILALPPAIVARMAVTVDSIAPGRFGVNIVTGWAPGEYAQMGVWPGDEHFGNRYARAEEYVTVMKELWSEGVSNFKGAFYEMDDCVLSPRPAGGHIDIVAAGQSGTGMRFAAEHADYNFILGSGVNTPLAFSDSAATLVAAARETGRDVGALSLFMVIADETDEAARAKWQSYHDGADHAALAYMAGESATDTTADDSSTARTIVLPEGAVNFNMGTLVGSYESVARMLDEIAGVEGTKGIMLVFDDFLEGIERFGTRIQPLMGSRADRT
- the miaB gene encoding tRNA (N6-isopentenyl adenosine(37)-C2)-methylthiotransferase MiaB, whose product is MTSSSDRGPVVDVSSPKTYEVRTYGCQMNVHDSERLSGLLEEAGYVPAPEGSDGDADVVVFNTCAVRENADNRLYGNLGRLAPRKASRPGMQIAVGGCLAQKDRDTIVKKAPWVDVVFGTHNIGKLPVLLERARVQEEAQVEIAESLEAFPSTLPTRRESAYAAWVSISVGCNNTCTFCIVPALRGKEKDRRTGDILAEIEALVGEGVSEITLLGQNVNAYGSDIGDREAFSKLLRACGTIEGLERVRFTSPHPRDFTDDVIAAMAETPNVMPQLHMPLQSGSDTVLKAMRRSYRQDRYLGIIEKVRAAMPDAAISTDIIVGFPGETEEDFEQTMHVVREARFTNAFTFQYSKRPGTPAATMEGQIPKEVVQSRYERLVALQEEISWEENKKQVGRTLELMVAEGEGRKDGATHRLSGRAPDNRLVHFTKPDQEVRPGDVVTVEITYAAPHHLLAEGAVLDVRRTRAGDAWEKRNAAEAAAPAGVMLGLPKIGVPEPLPAATGGCAAH
- a CDS encoding antitoxin; the protein is MGLLDNFKAKLSPAKDKVSGLAQQHGGKIQHGLDKAAKVVDEKTKGKYSDRIHTGTGKAKHAMDRLAHKDGTEGPGGGTTPPASPPPAS
- the miaA gene encoding tRNA (adenosine(37)-N6)-dimethylallyltransferase MiaA — encoded protein: MSSAPPAPRVIAVVGPTAAGKSDLGVFLAQRLGGEVVNADSMQLYRGMDIGTAKLTPQERDGVPHHLLDIWDVTVTASVAEYQRLARARIDALLAEGRWPILVGGSGLYVRGAVDNLEFPGTDPDVRARLEDELVLRGSGALHARLAAADPGAARAILPSNGRRIVRALEVIEITGKPFTANLPGHDSVYDTLQIGVDVARPELDDRIARRVDRMWDAGLVDEVRELEARGLREGRTASRALGYQQVLAALTGECTMEDARAETVRATKRFARRQDSWFRRDPRVHWLSGAAAHLTELPQLALALVERPVTA
- the argG gene encoding argininosuccinate synthase, which gives rise to MSKVLTSLPAGERVGIAFSGGLDTSVAVAWMRDKGAIPCTYTAHIGQYDEPDIDSVPGRAKTYGAEIARLVDCRAALVEEGLAALTCGAFHIRSGGRAYFNTTPLGRAVTGTLLVRAMMEDNVQIWGDGSTFKGNDIERFYRYGLLANPNLRIYKPWLDADFVTELGGRKEMSEWLVAHQLPYRDSTEKAYSTDANIWGATHEAKTLEHLNTGIETVDPIMGVRFWDPSVEIAPEDVTIGFDQGRPVTINGKEFGSAVDLVMEANAIGGRHGLGMSDQIENRIIEAKSRGIYEAPGMALLHAAYERLVNAIHNEDTLAQYHNEGRRLGRLMYEGRWLDPQALMIRESLQRWVGAAVTGEVTLRLRRGEDYSILDTTGPAFSYHPDKLSMERTEDSAFGPVDRIGQLTMRNLDIADSRAKLEQYAGLGLIGTGSPTIGASQAAATGLIGTMPELPEGGAEAIASRGEVSEDEALLDRAAMEFGTD
- the dapF gene encoding diaminopimelate epimerase, which codes for MSTRIPFLKGHGTENDFVIIPDPENTLDLPPETVAALCDRRAGIGGDGLLHVVRSASHPEAAHLASEAEWFMDYRNGDGSIAEMCGNGVRVFACYLQHAGHVTEGDLAVATRGGVKTVHIDKAGDVTVGMGRALLPAGDVTVSVGERDWPARNVNMGNPHAVAFVDDLAHAGDLYSPPPFSPAAAYPDGVNVEFVVERGPRHVAMRVHERGSGETRSCGTGACAVAVAAARRDGADPAVTGTPVTYTVDVPGGTLVITERADGEIEMTGPAVIVAEGEIDADWLENAVR
- a CDS encoding class III extradiol dioxygenase subunit B-like domain-containing protein; its protein translation is MLVAAAVCPCPPLLVPEVAAGAAPELDAARAACTDALGVLAAARPDLLVVVGPAEQSGRGVLPEGTRGSFRGFGVGVDVRLGRDGESERELPTSLAVAAWLLARTGWSDAPIEGLGVGEPLEPERCIQTGRGIAARAERVALLVMGDASACRTLKAPGYLDERAAPFDAEVARALGAADVAALRALDADLAYELKASGRAPWQVLAGAAEGADLGGSLLYEDAPYGVGYVVATWS